The Rhizobium sp. BG4 genomic sequence CGGCGATCAGCAGCTTCGGGCGCGAGGCCAGCGCCATGGCGATCATCACACGCTGGCGCATGCCGCCGGAAAAGCGATGCGGGTATTCATCGAAACGCGAAGCGGCCGAGGGAATGCGGACCTTCTCCAGCAGGCGGATGGTCTCGGCGCGTGCCTCGGCTTTCGACATCGGCCTATGGCAGAGCAGCGCCTCGGAGATCTGGTCGCCGATCGTGAACAGCGGATTGAGCGAGGTCATCGGCTCCTGGAAGATCATCGCGACATCATTGCCGCGGACCTTGCGCATCTGCTCTTCGGGAAGAGCAAGCAGATCGCGGCCGCCGAGCATGATCTTGCCCTCGATGTGGCTGGAATCGGCCTGCAGCAGGCGCATGATCGACAGCGAGGTGACGCTCTTGCCCGAGCCACTCTCGCCGACGATCGCCACCGTCTCGCCCGGAGCGACATCGAAGGAGACATCGCGCACGACAGGCTTCCAGGTGCCATCGACGAGAAACGATGTCGTCAGATTCCGGACGGAGAGAACCGGTTCTGCCGCCGCGGTGGTTTGTGCCTGAATGCCTGCCATGATCGCCTCCTTCAGAATTGCAGCTCTCGGATCAATCCGGCCAGCGCAGGGCGCCGTCGAAGCGGTGCTTGCTGCGGTTTTCGATCGGTGTCGCGATGATCTCGTTGGAGGCGCGCGCCTTGTCGAGTTCCTCGCCAATACGGCTGGCGACGATCTTTTCCTGGCCCGGATGCAGGTTGCAGGGGTCGAGGTAGAAATAGTGATGCTCGACTTCGTGATCGCGCACGATGATCGGCGGCGTGCCGCGCGCCAGCGCATCGGCGAGATCCCAGGCGGTGATGTGGGCCTCATCGGCCTTGACGATGACACGCATGCGGTCGAGCGGGTTGTTGGTCGGGTCAGGCTCGATCAGGGCGGTGACGCCGGGGCGGCCGTCGAGCGTCTGCTTCCAGAGATTGAGATAGCCCGTTTCCCGCTCGCGAATACCGGCGTGATCGCGCTTCTCCCAGGCTTCGAGCGCCGCCATGACGCCGAAGATGCTTTCCTTGCCGACCTTCATGCCGCGGCCGATGCCCATGTTCTGCAGGAAGGCGTTGCGCACCAGTTCCTTCTTGCCGGCGACGATGCCCGAGGTCGGGCCGCCCAGGAACTTGTGGCCGGAATAGAGCGCGATATCGGCCCCCTGCTCCAGGAAGATCTTCAGATCATATTCCGAAGCCGCATCGACGATGACGGGCACGCCCTTGGCATGGGCGATCTCGACGAATTCCTTGAGGTTCAGCAGGCCGTAATCGACGACGTGATGCGAGACGACATAGACGGCTGCGGCGGTCTTTTCGGTGATCGCATTTTCCATGTGGAAGCGATGCGTCGAAGTTGCCTGCCCGACGAGCACGACCTTGCCACCGGCCAGACGGATCGCCTGATCGACAGGCGCGCCGTAGCTGACGACATGACCCATCTGCACGAGAACTTCGTTCTTGTCGGTGATGACTTCAGGCAGCTTTTCGATCGCCAGCAGATTGTTGCCGGTGATGGTGCCGGCGACCGCCAGCGAAATGCCAGCCGAGCAGGACGCGGTGACGAAACCGGCCTCGCCGCCCGTCAGCCGGGCAATGACGGCGCTCGCCTTGCGCTGCAGATCGTTGACCTCGACGAATTGCGGCAGGATCGACGACATGGCGGCGATCGCCTCGGGAACGACGATCGATGCGCCGAGGCTGGTCATGGTGCCGGAAACGTTGATGACCGGGCGAAGGCCGATCGACGGGCGGATGTCATCAGACATTGTTGTCTCCAATTTCGAGTGCTTGGTCACATGGGGTGTTGCGATTTGCCTCAGTGACAGCTATGCCATAGTAATGTAATAAACTCGCATCTGCATACGAGGGACGTGGAATTGGACGGCAAGACATCATCTCCGGTTTACTCCGAAGACAACACCTCCGCCGAAGAGACCGGCAGCGAAAAGACCGCACGCCGCTCGCGCGTGAGCGGCATCGACCGTGCTCTGCAGGTGATTGATTACCTTTACGAAACCGGATCGCCCGCGGGTGTCTACGCGATCGCCAAGGCGGTCAAGGCGCCGCTTTCGACGGTCTATGTGATCGTCGACGACCTGGTCGAGAAGAACATGCTGACGCGCAATACGGATGGCTCCGTATGGCTTGGACCGCGGCTCTACCACTACGGCCTGGCCTATGCCCGCTCGCTGGATTTCATGAGCGTTGCCACCCATGAAATGCACGATCTCTGCCGCGAAGCCGGCGAGACCGTGCAGGTCTGCGGCCGCGACGGCGATTACATGCTGGTGCTCGCCATGGCCGACGGCCCGAGCCATTTCCAGGTGGCATCGCGCGTCGGAACGCGCGTGCCGCTGAACTGGACGGCGTCCGGCCGCCTGCTTGCCGGCCATCTGCCGGAGGCCGAGCGTGTCGAGCTCTTCAAGCGCTGCGCCAAGACCTCGCCGACGGGACGCGCCGAGATGGATGCCGAAGTGCTGTCGAGCTCGGCGGGCGCCGCTTTCGACGCGCGCCTGTCGATCCAGGCCGGTGAATCGGACTA encodes the following:
- a CDS encoding aminotransferase class V-fold PLP-dependent enzyme, with product MSDDIRPSIGLRPVINVSGTMTSLGASIVVPEAIAAMSSILPQFVEVNDLQRKASAVIARLTGGEAGFVTASCSAGISLAVAGTITGNNLLAIEKLPEVITDKNEVLVQMGHVVSYGAPVDQAIRLAGGKVVLVGQATSTHRFHMENAITEKTAAAVYVVSHHVVDYGLLNLKEFVEIAHAKGVPVIVDAASEYDLKIFLEQGADIALYSGHKFLGGPTSGIVAGKKELVRNAFLQNMGIGRGMKVGKESIFGVMAALEAWEKRDHAGIRERETGYLNLWKQTLDGRPGVTALIEPDPTNNPLDRMRVIVKADEAHITAWDLADALARGTPPIIVRDHEVEHHYFYLDPCNLHPGQEKIVASRIGEELDKARASNEIIATPIENRSKHRFDGALRWPD
- a CDS encoding IclR family transcriptional regulator, with amino-acid sequence MELDGKTSSPVYSEDNTSAEETGSEKTARRSRVSGIDRALQVIDYLYETGSPAGVYAIAKAVKAPLSTVYVIVDDLVEKNMLTRNTDGSVWLGPRLYHYGLAYARSLDFMSVATHEMHDLCREAGETVQVCGRDGDYMLVLAMADGPSHFQVASRVGTRVPLNWTASGRLLAGHLPEAERVELFKRCAKTSPTGRAEMDAEVLSSSAGAAFDARLSIQAGESDYAVACIASPICDRDGECVATISIVLPEQKAFSDENRYTAHVRASAERIEKIMGWRNH